From a region of the Desulfuromonas sp. KJ2020 genome:
- a CDS encoding bifunctional diguanylate cyclase/phosphodiesterase, with translation MTQKAFFFFLSRAILLGMALMAFLSAGQKWSLGGAALALNPRAYVVPVLIGGLFGLFLGLWHIRLQRATTRFRLISDFASDCVYLKRPDGTFSYLSPACLMVSGYAPQEFHEEPGLVEKIIHPEDLPIWREQLEDASSALAESCRELRIITRDGKLQWIEHTCRPIKNAKGRIAIRGSIRNITERRRMEQALRESEARYLDLLENANDLIQSTSPEGKILYVNRAWREALGYSLEESQNLYISQFIHSDSADHCLTTLRELLAGKKVARLEATFVTKQGEKLLIEGSVNCRFENGQPVATRGIFRDITERKKAEARIERLAYYDTLTNLPNRDLFHDRLEQELARARRYKHMVAVAFLDLDHFKAINDSLGHVQGDLLLKEVAQRLAAAMRESDTVSRFGGDEFAFLLPDMRTESDAATIADKVLKQFVAPFRLSNMDITITPSLGLATFPRSGRDADTLLKNADAAMYQAKNKGRNTYQFFSDEMNARALQRLLLTNDLRLALDRGELFLEYQPQMDMAQNRLLGFEALLRWDHPENGKIPPGSFIPLAEETGLILPIGRWVLKTACEQSLAWEKKFGPITVAINLSPKQFKEPNLVQTVKQTLAETGLNPRRLELELTESMLMDNAEDTIETLRDLRSLGIRLSIDDFGTGYSSLNYLKHFPIDRLKIDQSFICGVPENRDDAAITASVIALARSLGLQVLAEGVETAEQLEYLLEKGCTDMQGYLCAPPLPVEALDAFIAQQVQNGVAQRP, from the coding sequence ATGACCCAAAAAGCTTTCTTTTTTTTCCTCAGCAGAGCCATCCTGCTCGGCATGGCCCTTATGGCTTTTTTGTCGGCTGGGCAAAAATGGTCCCTGGGCGGAGCGGCACTTGCCCTCAATCCGCGAGCCTATGTCGTCCCCGTGTTGATCGGCGGCCTTTTCGGGCTTTTTCTGGGCCTCTGGCATATTCGCCTGCAGCGGGCCACCACTCGCTTTCGCCTGATTTCCGACTTCGCTTCCGACTGTGTCTATCTGAAAAGGCCCGATGGCACCTTCTCCTATCTCTCCCCGGCCTGTCTTATGGTCTCCGGATATGCGCCCCAGGAGTTCCACGAAGAACCCGGCCTGGTGGAAAAAATCATCCACCCCGAAGACCTGCCCATCTGGCGGGAGCAGCTGGAGGATGCCAGCAGCGCGCTGGCCGAGTCCTGCCGGGAACTGCGGATCATCACCCGCGACGGCAAGCTGCAATGGATCGAACACACCTGTCGGCCCATCAAAAATGCCAAAGGGCGCATCGCCATTCGCGGCAGCATCCGCAATATCACCGAACGCCGCCGCATGGAACAGGCCCTGCGGGAAAGCGAGGCCCGCTATCTCGATCTGCTGGAAAATGCCAACGATTTGATACAGAGTACCTCGCCCGAAGGAAAAATTCTCTATGTCAACCGCGCCTGGCGCGAAGCCTTGGGCTATTCTCTGGAAGAATCCCAGAACCTTTATATCTCCCAGTTTATTCATTCCGACAGCGCCGATCATTGTCTTACGACTCTGCGCGAACTCCTGGCCGGCAAAAAGGTGGCCCGGCTGGAAGCCACCTTTGTTACCAAACAGGGAGAAAAGCTGCTCATCGAGGGGAGCGTGAACTGCCGTTTCGAAAATGGACAGCCTGTCGCCACACGCGGCATCTTCCGCGACATTACCGAACGCAAAAAAGCGGAGGCCCGCATCGAACGGCTGGCCTATTACGATACACTCACCAACCTCCCCAACCGTGACCTCTTTCACGATCGCCTCGAACAGGAACTGGCCCGGGCCCGACGTTACAAGCATATGGTGGCTGTAGCTTTCCTCGATCTGGACCACTTTAAGGCCATCAACGACTCACTGGGCCACGTCCAGGGCGACCTCCTCCTCAAAGAGGTAGCCCAGCGGCTGGCCGCGGCGATGCGGGAAAGTGATACCGTATCGCGCTTTGGCGGCGATGAATTCGCCTTTCTTCTCCCTGACATGAGAACTGAAAGTGATGCCGCTACCATCGCCGACAAGGTGCTGAAACAATTTGTCGCCCCCTTCCGGCTGAGCAATATGGACATCACCATCACTCCGAGTCTTGGACTGGCGACCTTTCCCAGAAGTGGCCGTGACGCCGACACGCTGCTCAAAAATGCGGATGCCGCCATGTACCAGGCGAAGAACAAAGGACGAAATACCTACCAGTTCTTCTCTGATGAGATGAATGCCAGGGCGCTGCAGCGACTGCTGCTGACCAATGACCTGCGCCTGGCGCTGGACCGCGGGGAATTGTTTCTGGAATACCAGCCCCAGATGGATATGGCGCAGAACCGACTGCTCGGCTTTGAAGCCCTGCTGCGCTGGGATCACCCGGAAAACGGGAAGATTCCCCCTGGCAGCTTTATTCCTCTGGCCGAAGAAACGGGGCTGATACTTCCCATCGGCCGCTGGGTTCTCAAGACCGCCTGTGAACAGAGCCTGGCCTGGGAGAAAAAGTTCGGTCCGATCACCGTGGCCATCAATCTGTCGCCAAAGCAATTCAAGGAACCGAATCTGGTCCAGACCGTCAAGCAGACCTTGGCGGAGACCGGACTGAACCCCCGCCGGCTGGAATTGGAACTGACGGAAAGCATGCTGATGGATAACGCTGAAGACACCATAGAGACCCTCCGGGATCTGCGCTCCCTCGGCATTCGCCTGTCCATCGACGATTTCGGTACCGGCTACTCGTCCCTTAACTATCTCAAACACTTTCCCATCGACCGCCTCAAAATCGACCAGTCCTTCATCTGCGGGGTTCCAGAAAATCGCGACGATGCCGCCATCACGGCCTCGGTTATCGCTCTGGCCCGCAGCCTGGGCCTCCAGGTTTTGGCCGAGGGCGTGGAAACAGCGGAACAGCTTGAATACCTTCTGGAAAAGGGCTGTACCGATATGCAGGGTTACCTCTGCGCGCCACCCCTGCCTGTCGAAGCATTGGACGCGTTTATCGCACAACAGGTTCAAAACGGCGTGGCGCAAAGGCCATAA
- the prmA gene encoding 50S ribosomal protein L11 methyltransferase: MKKTWLEIRIPVPAAGIDLVCGELMELGCEGITVEERPLDTFVPPDPDEILAEEQVIKAYFPAGEDTSSLCRAIQERLEELRPFVPGLVAALPAAFPVRTEDWAQNWKQHFQAVRIGRRLVIKPTWEDFNPEPDDVIVQLDPGMAFGTGTHGTTRLCLEALAALFEGEHPPRRVLDVGTGSGILAIAAAALGADRVLACDIEEEACRTARANAELNGVEERIEVTGEPLEGLEGGFDLVLANILAEENIRLASELISRLNSGGALILSGILQEKEPAVVEAFAAYPLSSPHITHLEEWSCLLYHKGV; encoded by the coding sequence ATGAAAAAGACGTGGCTTGAAATACGAATTCCAGTCCCCGCTGCCGGTATCGATCTGGTCTGCGGTGAACTGATGGAACTGGGTTGTGAGGGCATCACCGTGGAAGAGCGGCCCCTCGACACCTTCGTGCCACCCGATCCGGACGAAATTCTCGCCGAAGAGCAGGTCATCAAGGCCTATTTTCCTGCGGGCGAAGATACCTCGTCCCTTTGCCGCGCCATTCAGGAACGGCTCGAAGAGCTGCGGCCCTTTGTCCCTGGTCTTGTCGCTGCCCTGCCCGCAGCGTTTCCGGTTCGTACGGAAGATTGGGCGCAGAACTGGAAGCAGCACTTCCAGGCTGTTCGTATCGGCCGCCGCCTGGTTATCAAGCCGACCTGGGAAGACTTCAACCCCGAGCCCGATGATGTCATCGTGCAACTCGATCCGGGCATGGCCTTCGGGACCGGCACCCACGGCACCACGCGGCTGTGTCTGGAAGCGCTGGCGGCTCTTTTCGAAGGCGAGCATCCTCCTCGCCGGGTGCTTGATGTCGGCACCGGGTCGGGCATCCTCGCCATCGCCGCCGCCGCTCTCGGCGCCGATCGCGTTCTTGCCTGCGATATCGAAGAGGAGGCTTGCCGCACGGCACGCGCCAATGCCGAACTCAATGGCGTGGAGGAGCGAATCGAGGTGACGGGCGAGCCTCTCGAAGGTCTCGAAGGGGGATTTGACCTGGTTCTGGCCAATATCCTCGCTGAAGAGAATATCCGTCTGGCTTCCGAACTGATCTCCCGGCTCAACTCCGGCGGCGCTCTCATCCTTTCGGGCATTCTGCAGGAGAAGGAGCCCGCGGTCGTGGAGGCTTTCGCGGCCTATCCCCTGTCTTCGCCCCACATCACCCACCTGGAAGAATGGTCCTGCCTGCTGTACCACAAAGGGGTCTGA
- a CDS encoding pyruvate, water dikinase regulatory protein, whose product MGAPQLVYLLSDATGETAEKIVMAGLTQFRDKEVKINRISNVRSKSQVYEALDQALKQNAIVVYTIVNRDLAQLVHDECDALGLSCLDLITPLLMKLAEFFGRSPGETPGLLHRIDEDYFRRIDAVEFTVRHDDGQETRHLTKADIVLVGISRTSKTPLSIYLAHRGWKVANVPMVQGIDLPEEIFHVDPQKVAGLVIDPERLMELRAARLRNLGQDSRTAYADYEKIEEELAFAKAFFRRQGWVVIDVSGKAVEETANEVLVKLKLK is encoded by the coding sequence ATGGGGGCTCCCCAGCTCGTATATCTGCTCTCTGACGCCACCGGGGAAACCGCCGAGAAGATCGTCATGGCGGGCCTGACCCAGTTCCGCGACAAAGAGGTCAAAATCAACCGGATCTCCAACGTCAGGAGCAAGAGCCAGGTATACGAGGCCCTGGATCAGGCGCTCAAGCAGAACGCCATCGTCGTCTACACTATCGTCAATCGCGACCTGGCCCAGCTCGTTCATGACGAATGCGATGCCCTCGGCCTTTCCTGCCTGGACCTTATCACGCCCCTGCTGATGAAGCTGGCGGAATTCTTCGGCCGCTCACCCGGGGAAACGCCGGGGCTGCTGCACCGCATCGACGAGGACTATTTTCGTCGCATCGACGCGGTGGAGTTCACCGTGCGTCATGATGACGGCCAGGAAACCCGCCACCTCACCAAGGCGGATATCGTCCTGGTCGGCATCTCGCGCACCAGCAAGACCCCGCTGTCCATCTACCTGGCTCATCGGGGCTGGAAGGTGGCCAACGTGCCGATGGTGCAGGGGATTGACCTGCCGGAAGAAATCTTCCATGTCGACCCCCAGAAAGTTGCCGGCCTGGTCATTGATCCCGAGCGTCTGATGGAATTACGGGCCGCCCGGCTGCGCAATCTCGGTCAGGACTCCCGCACGGCCTACGCCGACTATGAAAAGATCGAAGAGGAATTGGCCTTCGCCAAGGCTTTTTTCCGGCGGCAGGGATGGGTCGTGATCGATGTGTCGGGAAAAGCCGTGGAAGAAACGGCCAACGAAGTTCTCGTCAAGTTAAAATTGAAGTAA
- a CDS encoding DegQ family serine endoprotease: MKKMAFRFLWPALAAIVLYALPAAATPPDFVTLSQELKPAVVNINTSKTTKPRMPIMPGPGTPQDDFFNDFFNRFFQGHPNMPQKQRSLGSGFIISHDGYILTNDHVVDGADEIKVQLSDGRTFSATIKGLDPKIDLALLKIDAGVDLPVVTLGSSDSLQVGEWVMAIGNPFGLEQTVTAGIVSAKGRVIGAGPYDDFIQTDASINPGNSGGPLFNAQGEVVGINTAIVAGGQGIGFAIPIDLAKGIIPQLKEKGHVTRGWLGVSVQAVSEELAASFDLDKAQGALVTSVTADSPAEKAGIARGDIILSFDGHQVENISDLPRLVASTPVDKSVPVEVFRNGKTKKLAVVVGLLEEEGVVQVASGGESGQIGLSLADLTADNARRFGLGQTEGVLITAVAPDGPAAEANLRPGDLILEANGTSTPKVSVFKQILAKTKKDDVIRLLVQRGEGFFYAPVKVR; the protein is encoded by the coding sequence ATGAAAAAAATGGCCTTTCGTTTCCTGTGGCCGGCCCTAGCCGCCATTGTGCTTTACGCTTTGCCGGCCGCGGCTACTCCCCCTGATTTCGTTACCCTCTCCCAAGAGCTCAAGCCCGCCGTCGTCAACATCAACACCTCCAAGACGACTAAACCACGCATGCCGATCATGCCCGGCCCCGGCACCCCCCAGGATGATTTTTTCAACGATTTTTTCAACCGTTTTTTCCAGGGGCACCCCAATATGCCCCAGAAGCAGCGCTCCCTCGGTTCGGGCTTCATCATCTCGCATGACGGCTACATCCTCACCAATGACCATGTCGTGGACGGAGCCGACGAAATCAAGGTACAACTCAGTGACGGCCGCACCTTCTCCGCGACGATCAAAGGCCTTGACCCCAAGATCGACCTGGCCCTGCTGAAAATCGACGCCGGAGTCGACCTGCCGGTCGTCACCCTGGGCAGCAGCGACAGCCTGCAAGTCGGTGAATGGGTCATGGCCATCGGCAATCCCTTCGGCCTCGAACAGACCGTCACCGCCGGTATTGTCTCCGCCAAAGGACGGGTGATCGGAGCGGGCCCCTATGACGATTTCATCCAGACGGACGCCTCCATCAACCCGGGCAACTCGGGCGGGCCGCTGTTTAATGCCCAAGGGGAGGTGGTCGGGATCAACACGGCCATCGTCGCGGGCGGCCAAGGTATCGGCTTCGCTATTCCCATTGACCTGGCCAAAGGAATCATCCCCCAGCTCAAAGAAAAAGGTCACGTCACCCGCGGCTGGCTCGGCGTCTCCGTACAGGCGGTCTCCGAAGAACTGGCGGCGTCCTTTGACCTGGATAAAGCCCAGGGGGCCCTGGTGACCAGCGTCACCGCAGATTCTCCGGCTGAAAAAGCCGGAATCGCCAGAGGGGATATCATTCTTTCCTTTGATGGCCACCAGGTCGAAAACATCAGCGACCTGCCTCGCCTGGTCGCTTCGACCCCCGTGGACAAGAGCGTTCCCGTAGAGGTGTTCCGCAACGGCAAAACGAAAAAACTCGCGGTCGTCGTCGGACTGCTGGAGGAGGAAGGTGTCGTGCAGGTGGCATCCGGCGGCGAATCCGGCCAGATCGGCCTTTCGCTCGCTGACCTTACCGCCGATAATGCGCGTCGCTTCGGGCTGGGGCAGACCGAAGGTGTTCTCATCACCGCCGTGGCGCCCGACGGCCCGGCGGCGGAAGCCAACCTGCGGCCCGGGGATCTCATCCTCGAAGCGAACGGGACCAGCACCCCCAAGGTGAGCGTCTTCAAGCAGATCCTGGCCAAGACCAAAAAGGACGACGTCATCCGTCTTTTGGTCCAGCGGGGTGAAGGCTTTTTCTACGCGCCGGTCAAAGTCCGCTAG
- a CDS encoding MBL fold metallo-hydrolase yields the protein MRSVFYPKLINGPFGDPALYVRHAHHREALLFDCGDLHRLSPGCRSRISAVFISHAHIDHLIGFDSLLRGFLYSDHTLYLYGPPGIISRITHRLAGYTWNLFDDLAFTLVVREWGERSCQEVRFEAARAFAPEPLGEFDCSGGILHRSPHYRVRALPLAHGDITSLAFSLEESLHIAIHKDALEREGFLPGPWLTRFKDLLRQGVDRQTRLEVPLAKGGVLHVSLAQLHHTVAHTERGMKVVYVTDASPSEANIRAITALAAQAHLLVIEAVFAHADLERAIKRNHLTARLAGEIAREAEVGKLRVFHHSPRYLHDEKLLLNEAMAAFSNVKNPGKT from the coding sequence ATGCGTTCCGTTTTCTACCCGAAACTGATCAACGGCCCCTTCGGCGATCCGGCCCTTTACGTGCGCCACGCGCACCACCGGGAGGCGCTGCTTTTCGACTGCGGTGACCTTCACCGACTGTCACCGGGATGCCGCAGCCGCATCAGCGCGGTTTTCATCTCCCATGCCCATATCGATCACCTGATCGGCTTCGACAGCCTGCTGCGCGGCTTTCTCTACAGCGACCACACCCTTTATCTCTACGGCCCGCCCGGCATCATCAGCCGCATAACCCACCGGTTGGCCGGCTACACCTGGAATCTCTTCGACGACCTGGCCTTCACCCTGGTCGTGCGCGAATGGGGCGAAAGGTCCTGTCAGGAGGTCCGGTTCGAGGCCGCCAGGGCCTTTGCCCCAGAGCCCCTCGGAGAATTTGACTGCTCGGGCGGGATCCTGCACCGCAGCCCCCACTACCGGGTGCGCGCCCTGCCACTGGCGCATGGGGACATCACCTCGCTGGCCTTCAGCCTGGAAGAGTCCCTGCACATCGCCATTCACAAGGACGCCCTTGAAAGGGAGGGGTTTTTACCTGGCCCCTGGCTGACCCGCTTCAAGGATCTCTTGCGGCAGGGGGTCGACCGGCAGACCCGGCTGGAGGTTCCTCTTGCCAAGGGCGGGGTTTTGCACGTATCCTTAGCCCAGCTTCATCATACTGTCGCTCATACCGAGCGAGGGATGAAGGTCGTCTATGTTACCGATGCCTCGCCTTCGGAGGCAAACATCCGGGCCATCACCGCCCTGGCCGCACAGGCGCATCTTTTGGTCATCGAAGCGGTCTTTGCCCATGCCGACCTCGAGCGGGCCATAAAAAGAAATCACCTGACCGCCCGACTGGCTGGCGAGATCGCCAGAGAGGCAGAGGTGGGAAAACTTCGCGTTTTTCACCATTCACCCCGCTATCTGCACGACGAGAAGCTGCTTCTGAACGAGGCGATGGCCGCTTTTTCTAACGTGAAGAACCCAGGAAAAACTTGA
- a CDS encoding cell wall metabolism sensor histidine kinase WalK — translation MLLRSIRFRLTCLYALTLAVILTASGYGLNAYLSRNQLGHVDERLLLIAADVSTFSSILHENLTASTPCERLEAYLRQRNWGEYVQILNERGSIACSSSNLLDFSLPLSKTALQHAERGIPHFETLEKLDHHPIRLLTYPIEPGNRNSTMVQIGYSLASIDHEIADLRLTFFLLGPAVLLITSLGAWLLAGKALKPVARVTRAVRRINAENLSERLPVANNQDEISELTATFNQMLDDLENAFRRIKQFSGDASHELRTPLTILRGETEVALRWAKEPEEFRKALASNMEEISRMGRIIEDLLTLAKSESGDLPLIPTEFSFSDLIQELYLQGRALAEPKQIGVNLQLQVAEEIMLRGDELRLRQMFLNLLGNAIKYTPSGGRIDIAVTMDRGFAILSITDTGVGIPAEHLPHIFDRFYRIDEARNREDGGTGLGLSIVKWIVDVHHGRIEVRSTPGKGSTFTVILPLAGPEAVKK, via the coding sequence TTGCTCCTCCGCTCCATCCGATTTCGCCTGACCTGCCTTTATGCCCTGACCCTGGCCGTCATTCTGACGGCCAGCGGTTATGGTCTGAACGCCTACCTGTCGAGAAACCAGCTCGGCCATGTGGATGAACGGCTGCTGCTCATTGCCGCCGACGTCAGCACTTTCAGCAGCATCCTGCACGAGAACCTGACGGCCAGCACCCCCTGCGAACGACTTGAAGCCTACCTGCGTCAACGCAACTGGGGCGAGTACGTGCAGATTCTCAATGAACGGGGCAGCATCGCCTGTTCTTCCAGCAACCTGCTGGACTTCAGCCTCCCCCTGAGCAAGACGGCCCTGCAGCACGCCGAGAGGGGCATCCCCCATTTCGAGACTCTCGAAAAGCTGGACCACCACCCCATTCGCCTGCTGACCTACCCTATCGAGCCGGGGAACCGAAATTCCACCATGGTTCAGATCGGCTACAGCCTGGCCTCCATCGACCACGAAATCGCCGACCTGCGCCTCACCTTCTTTCTGCTGGGGCCGGCTGTTTTACTCATCACCTCATTGGGAGCCTGGCTGTTGGCCGGCAAAGCCCTGAAACCCGTCGCCCGCGTCACCCGGGCCGTTAGGCGGATCAATGCGGAGAATCTGAGCGAGCGCCTGCCGGTTGCGAACAACCAGGACGAAATTTCCGAGCTGACCGCCACCTTCAACCAGATGCTCGATGATCTGGAAAATGCCTTTCGCCGCATCAAACAGTTTTCCGGCGACGCTTCCCACGAGCTGCGCACCCCCCTGACCATTCTGCGAGGGGAAACCGAGGTCGCCCTGCGCTGGGCCAAGGAGCCGGAGGAATTCCGCAAGGCGCTGGCCTCCAATATGGAAGAGATCAGCCGCATGGGGCGCATCATCGAGGACCTGCTCACCCTGGCCAAAAGCGAATCGGGGGATCTTCCGCTGATTCCCACCGAATTCAGCTTTAGCGACCTTATTCAGGAACTCTATCTCCAAGGACGAGCGCTGGCGGAGCCAAAGCAGATCGGCGTGAACCTCCAGCTGCAGGTCGCGGAGGAAATCATGCTGCGGGGGGATGAACTGCGACTGCGGCAGATGTTCCTCAACCTGCTGGGCAATGCCATCAAATACACGCCGTCGGGAGGCAGGATCGACATTGCCGTCACCATGGACCGCGGTTTTGCCATCCTGTCCATCACCGACACCGGGGTCGGCATCCCGGCCGAACACCTGCCCCACATCTTTGACCGCTTCTATCGCATTGACGAAGCCCGCAACCGGGAAGATGGCGGCACCGGCCTGGGACTCTCTATCGTCAAGTGGATCGTCGACGTCCATCACGGCCGTATCGAGGTCCGCTCTACCCCCGGCAAAGGCAGTACCTTTACCGTCATTCTGCCCTTGGCTGGCCCGGAGGCCGTCAAAAAGTGA
- a CDS encoding cytochrome c family protein, giving the protein MKQGVKKWLLATLGVLILLGGGTASAQTEVFNVDRELYPYYPSLIKWNKSGAEFTEPETCGGCHPRQYEEWTGSVHALAFQDPVYQGELVLAVKAVGHNISRQCEGCHSPAGVVTGEIKGPGLKGLSPMAMAGVSCDICHSVSGVTHWQTPSHEPENGSMILTPGVETLDGTVLIKRGPSAPEDGCGGGFHECEQSDLHQRADLCASCHQVYHYAAHYPLEATYVEWKHGPYAQKGILCQDCHMVDTPTFLRTADTFEKPSRGEYHHYFNGANYLLYHLARAAAEKSADAELVKNLDHKFQMSVDRLKAAAELEIAPIYGENTLQEVRVRVKNVRAGHNLPTSLTNIREMWLEVTVKDGQGKILYASGGLDEQGRLQENTRVFNSEGADENFHFVVNPWEITSFSKHDTIPPRGYKDVHYGVAGLPKEGRLEFEARLRYRQADQKIAEKLLSSVPADINLEEIYGLKAVPQLPVVDMATAKASIGARP; this is encoded by the coding sequence ATGAAACAAGGTGTAAAAAAATGGCTGCTGGCGACCCTGGGAGTGCTCATTCTCCTGGGTGGCGGCACGGCCTCAGCCCAGACCGAGGTTTTCAACGTTGACAGGGAACTCTACCCCTATTATCCCTCACTCATCAAATGGAACAAGTCGGGCGCCGAATTCACCGAGCCCGAAACCTGCGGGGGCTGCCATCCCCGGCAGTATGAAGAGTGGACGGGGTCGGTGCATGCCCTGGCCTTTCAGGACCCGGTCTATCAGGGCGAGCTGGTCCTGGCGGTCAAGGCGGTGGGGCACAATATCTCGCGGCAGTGTGAAGGCTGCCACTCCCCCGCCGGCGTCGTCACCGGCGAAATCAAAGGACCGGGCCTCAAAGGTCTCAGCCCCATGGCGATGGCCGGGGTCTCCTGTGACATCTGCCACTCCGTCAGCGGCGTGACCCATTGGCAGACGCCTTCCCACGAACCGGAAAACGGCTCGATGATTTTAACCCCCGGCGTCGAAACGCTCGATGGCACCGTCTTGATCAAGAGAGGTCCGTCGGCGCCGGAAGATGGCTGCGGCGGCGGTTTCCATGAATGTGAACAGTCCGATCTGCATCAGCGGGCCGACCTGTGCGCCTCCTGCCACCAGGTCTATCACTACGCGGCGCATTACCCCCTGGAAGCGACCTATGTGGAATGGAAGCATGGCCCCTACGCTCAGAAGGGCATTCTCTGTCAAGACTGTCACATGGTGGATACGCCGACCTTCCTGCGCACCGCCGACACCTTTGAAAAGCCCTCACGGGGCGAGTATCATCACTATTTCAACGGCGCCAACTATCTTCTCTATCACCTGGCCCGAGCCGCGGCCGAGAAGAGCGCGGACGCGGAGCTTGTGAAGAATCTGGACCATAAATTCCAGATGTCCGTTGATCGGCTCAAGGCCGCAGCCGAGCTCGAAATCGCTCCCATCTATGGTGAAAACACCCTGCAGGAAGTGAGGGTGCGGGTCAAAAATGTGCGGGCCGGTCACAATCTGCCGACTTCTTTGACGAATATCCGGGAGATGTGGCTGGAGGTGACGGTGAAGGACGGCCAGGGCAAGATCCTTTACGCCAGCGGCGGTTTGGACGAGCAGGGCCGTCTGCAGGAAAATACCCGTGTTTTCAATTCGGAAGGGGCGGACGAAAATTTCCACTTCGTCGTCAATCCCTGGGAAATCACCTCGTTCTCCAAGCATGACACCATCCCCCCACGGGGATACAAGGATGTGCACTACGGGGTTGCTGGTCTGCCGAAAGAAGGGCGCCTCGAATTCGAGGCACGCCTGCGCTACCGTCAGGCGGATCAAAAGATTGCCGAAAAGTTATTGAGTTCGGTTCCTGCCGATATCAATCTCGAAGAAATCTACGGACTCAAGGCCGTGCCGCAGCTTCCTGTCGTCGACATGGCCACAGCCAAGGCCAGCATCGGGGCGCGGCCCTAG
- a CDS encoding 16S rRNA (uracil(1498)-N(3))-methyltransferase has translation MLRFFVSPDRLQDDEVNLPEEVFHHLHVVMRRSAGEEILLLDGHGSVCRCRVDVLSKRGGTARVLERWQEGETAFPVHLLQGLPKGDKFDLVLQKGTELGIGVFTPVISERSVPVRGAEREDRRLQRWQRIMQEAARQCRRSRLPRLESVQSLEAALSSCQAELKLMLWEEESRPLVEVLSGRTPREVAVLVGPEGGFTAEEAALARHFGFIPVRCGPRILRSETAGFAIAAVLQYLYGDLGSGGDL, from the coding sequence ATGCTGCGCTTCTTTGTCTCCCCGGATCGACTTCAGGACGACGAGGTTAACCTGCCGGAGGAGGTTTTTCACCATCTTCACGTGGTGATGAGACGTTCAGCGGGAGAGGAGATCCTGCTGCTCGACGGACACGGCAGTGTGTGCCGGTGCCGGGTTGATGTCCTTAGCAAAAGAGGGGGAACCGCCAGAGTGCTGGAGCGCTGGCAGGAGGGGGAGACCGCCTTTCCTGTTCACCTGCTGCAGGGGCTACCCAAAGGCGACAAATTCGACCTGGTGCTGCAGAAGGGGACCGAATTGGGGATCGGGGTGTTTACGCCGGTGATTTCCGAACGCAGCGTACCCGTTCGCGGCGCCGAGCGCGAAGACAGGCGGCTGCAGCGCTGGCAGAGGATCATGCAGGAGGCCGCCAGGCAGTGCCGCCGTTCCCGCCTGCCCCGACTGGAGAGTGTGCAGTCACTGGAAGCCGCCCTGAGTTCCTGTCAGGCCGAGCTCAAGCTGATGCTTTGGGAGGAGGAGAGTCGACCGCTGGTCGAGGTTCTTTCCGGGCGAACTCCCCGTGAAGTGGCCGTTCTGGTGGGGCCGGAAGGTGGTTTTACCGCTGAAGAGGCTGCCTTGGCCCGCCACTTCGGCTTCATCCCGGTGCGCTGCGGACCTCGCATTCTGCGCAGCGAAACCGCCGGGTTTGCCATCGCTGCCGTTCTGCAGTATCTCTATGGCGATCTCGGCAGCGGGGGCGATCTGTAG
- a CDS encoding response regulator transcription factor has protein sequence MRILVVEDEKKVASFIKRGLEEENYEVDIAYDGEEGLYMGESNPYDLVIMDIMLPKMDGLTVIKELRKRQVNHPVLCLTAKDTVQDIVSGLDSGSDDYLTKPFAFAELLARVKALLRRGKKDRGAELLFADLRLDPVAHKVWRSNKEIDLTAKEYALLEYFMRNPNQILTRTMIAEHVWDYTFDSFTNIIDVYVNYLRKKVDRDYDNKLIHTVRGVGYVLKEE, from the coding sequence ATGCGCATTCTTGTCGTAGAAGACGAAAAAAAAGTCGCCAGCTTCATCAAGCGGGGTCTGGAAGAGGAAAACTACGAGGTGGATATTGCCTATGATGGGGAAGAGGGCCTCTATATGGGCGAGAGCAACCCCTACGACCTCGTCATCATGGATATCATGCTGCCGAAGATGGACGGCCTTACCGTCATCAAGGAGCTGCGCAAGAGGCAGGTCAACCATCCCGTCCTCTGCCTGACCGCCAAGGACACCGTGCAGGACATCGTGTCGGGCCTCGATTCCGGCAGTGACGACTATCTCACCAAGCCCTTCGCTTTCGCCGAACTCCTGGCCCGGGTCAAAGCCCTGCTGCGTCGGGGCAAGAAGGACCGCGGGGCCGAACTTCTCTTTGCTGATCTGCGTCTCGACCCCGTCGCTCACAAGGTCTGGCGCAGCAACAAGGAGATCGATTTGACCGCCAAGGAATACGCGCTGCTCGAATACTTCATGCGCAACCCCAACCAGATTCTGACAAGGACGATGATCGCCGAACATGTCTGGGACTACACCTTTGATTCTTTCACCAACATCATCGATGTCTATGTCAATTATCTGCGCAAAAAGGTGGATCGCGATTACGACAACAAACTGATCCATACCGTTCGCGGCGTGGGATACGTTTTGAAGGAGGAATAG